The DNA window TCGGCGGGGGAGCTGATACGGCCAGAACCGAGCTCGTGGTCGAGAAGGGAGCGAGCAAAACGGGTTGAATTCGAGGAGCCCGAGTAATGGTTGGCCTCATAAGGCATCGGAGGGTGTTGGCCGAGGCCATCGTCCTCAGAAGCATCCCAGAAATGTCGTTTCAAGGGACCTTTTGTTTGAATAGGTAAGTTGGACGACGTCTATAGTCGCATTGGCGCCAATTGAGCCGTTTCTTGGACGCTCTTCTCGCGACCGTCTTGAGCTGAGGTTGAATGCCACTCTCGAAAATCTCGGAGCATTAACGACACGCCCCCAAATGTGCAAGGATAAAGAGCAATGGTTATATCTGATTGGTTGGCGGGGTAGGTTGTCGGAAAAACGACTGTCCACCGATCCATCATATCTTATcgctaaagaaaaaagatagtCTAGCAGACGGCTGGGGAAAAAAGTTCCCAAGTAGCAACATCACTCACGACAGGCAGTTTGCGACAACCAGACTGACGATAGCAACCGGTCGATATCAACATCCAATTACTTAATTCCGGTCTCGCTTTTTAAATACCACAATGTCACTCCCAAGCTCCAAGCCCAAGCTGCCCGTCGCAGTCGAAAAGCCCACACCATACACTTTCGACCTTGGCAATCTCCTCGCAGAGGACCCCAACCCAGTGACCCTCGACCGTGAGAACCTTGAGCAGTCCCTCGCCGAACTCGCCCGTGATGGCGCTCAGTCTCTTATCAACCAGTTTCTCACCACATGCCCTCTCAGCTCTACATCCGAGGGCGTCCTGCTCACCCTCCCAGCGCCGAGCACCCGCCTGCCCCGTGAGAAGCCCGTCCCCCAGGCCAAGGCTCCTACCAAGTGGGAACGATTCGCCGCCAAGAAGGGCATCAAGCCCAAGACACGCGAGCAGCGCCGTAACCTTGCTTTCGACGAGCAGACTGGCGAGTGGCAGCGCAAGTGGGGATACAAGGCCCTAAACAAGAAGGGCGAGGACTGGCCCATCATCG is part of the Fusarium poae strain DAOMC 252244 chromosome 4, whole genome shotgun sequence genome and encodes:
- a CDS encoding hypothetical protein (BUSCO:54247at5125), whose protein sequence is MSLPSSKPKLPVAVEKPTPYTFDLGNLLAEDPNPVTLDRENLEQSLAELARDGAQSLINQFLTTCPLSSTSEGVLLTLPAPSTRLPREKPVPQAKAPTKWERFAAKKGIKPKTREQRRNLAFDEQTGEWQRKWGYKALNKKGEDWPIIEVDMEAEKKRKEGTTIRGDGRRERKEKVKRNERLMRKNRGIPK